Sequence from the Sardina pilchardus chromosome 15, fSarPil1.1, whole genome shotgun sequence genome:
CCACAGCCAGGGTAGGATGCTCCAGGCTGGGCGGGAACACATGCTTGTACAGGCCTATCCGGTGGCCGGACTTCTTCTTGATTGATGCCGGCAGAAAGGGGAAGTCGTAGCTGTAGCCGGTAGCAAACACGATCACGTCCACCTGGTTGAGAccgagagaggcaaagagaccAGAACATGAATATTACATTCATATGCTTTTGCATTCATATTCACTCTAGGCTACTAGACTCTGGCGAAGACGTGGCAGAACGTTGAAACGTTAGTCCCTTATGTTGGCACATTAAAATAATAAATCTGAAGATTTGACATCTGTTTTGCTCCGGcgaactcctctctctcattcatataATGTTGATCACTCATTAGATTCATGCATTTATTGGTGACATGGCAGAGAGCAGTTGATTTTTTAAGGCAAGCAACATGAATTTCATCAACAACAAATAATATCATAGCAGAAGCATAGAAGTGtaaaaagtttatttaaaaaaaagtctaattTACATTCACATAATATATAACAATAAAATAAGACATGCTCACCTTCTCGACCTCAGTGCCATCCTCAAACACCACAGTGGAGCCTCGGACCTCCCTCACATTGGGCTTGACCACCACCGACCCGCCCAGGATCCTCAAGGGCAGGTCGTCATTGATAACAGGGATCTGGCTGAACAGTCTGATGAAATGACAAATAATTAAACAAATAATTCAAAGAGAAATTATGACCGGATTCAtattctttgtgtttgtgtgtgttgcacacttGTATTTATACATTTTGCCCCATTTCAGTAGTGAGTATTTAAAAGTTTAGCTTAAGGTGTGAGGGCATTAACGTTGGCAGgcaattcattattattatttttttgcaaTGTTACTTCACAGTTCATTATGAGTATGTTTTGTGTCAGCGTTTTGACAGACAAGGAAGTACAATGAAGTAGACTCAAGGACACAGCAAGGTTACAGCAGCAGTGTCATACAGTGGAAAGACTCCAGTCAGTCTATCATACCATACAATGAGACAATTCTCAATtctcactttggacaaaggcgtctgccaaatagccataaccataaccataaccatattaaGTCCTCCATCTACAGAGAACTGATTTCTAGTCCTGGCCCTTGTGCTCGTTCGTACAGTACCTGTGTTTTGGCTTCAGCGCATACATGGTGTGGTCATACATGAAGTTCAGCTTCTTCTCGCCAAACCAGTTCAGGAACCTCATGGGCATGATCTGGAAGAGGATGTGGACAAAACGGGTGTTGTACTTCATGTCCACGGGCAGTCCGTTGTCGGACACCTGCCGGATCACCCAGGCCCCTCGACGGGTGCTGATATACACCTGACGCACAAACAGATGGAAAAGGCCGAAATTCGTTAGAACAAAGCTAGTGGTACTTCATAGGAGAACCATCACATACTGATAGAGGAGCGCTTCCTGGACTCAAAAGTTTGCTTAAGTTTGAGGTGCTCTTTGGATGGGATACTGAATgccaaaaaacaaagaaactccaaggcactcttgGTTGAAAAAGTTAAGAAGGCATGTAGCCGAAACGCGTTGAAGTTTTTAGAAGGTTAATATGACCAAGCCACAACAATAAAGGCTTTTAAACTTTTACAATCGAGAGTGCCTTGgagtttctttgtttttttttattatttaggtGCCATTGGTCACAGCTCATACATGACATACCACAACATGATTACAATTTTACATTAATGACAGTGTCAATAATCCTCTCTATATGGTCACATAATATATTTTACGAGTAATGCTAAGTATTACTTATattaatacaaattaaataattaTTAATTAGAACTATTAttaatatatttaatatttaataagCATAACTATGataaattattatttcataATTATAAGTTCACCTCTTCAGCCACTCGGCTGGACTCCACTGCAATATCTCCCCCAGAATTCCCGATCCCGATCACCACAATCCTCTTCCCTGCAAGATCCTCTGGACCTTTGTAGTCCCAGCTATGGAAGTACTTCCCTTCAAAGGACTCAATACCTGCAAAGCAAAGGAATGCTTGTTGTTAGTAAAACATATTTACTCTAATACATAGAAGCTTAAATTATGATCCAACACATTTTTTTCGATTGGTTTGCTGTGAAAACCATACTGAGATATACTTGTTTTTGGCAATGACTCATTTTAATCAATTATTCCCAGAAAGATCCATACAGTATTAGCGGCACAATCAATTTCTCATCTATCTATTGactccaaaccaaaccaaacaaacTTGGGTCTGTCAAGGGCATCGATTACAGCCCATAAGTGGGTCAGACAGTCAGTCAGGTGGGGAAGAAAGAAACAGCAGACCTCTGCTCACCTGGGAAGTCATGCAGGGGAATGTGGGGGTAGGTGTAGTGGCCGGAGCAGACCATCACCGCATCAAAGACGTGTCTCTCCTCCTGACCGTCCCTGCTCTCGGTCAACAACTCCCACTGACCTGAGCTCGAGAAGTCAGACCTCTGCTTCACACTCTTTACTGaggtctaaacacacacacacacacacacacacacagagagagagagagagagagagagagattggttaTTCTGTTACAATGCTTAATTCATTATTTAGTACTATTAAGCTAAGTTTGCAGTTAACTATTTCAACTTAAGTGAACTTCACGCAGATTCCCCCCAAATGCTTTGTGACAAAACAGTATAACCTGTGCTTACCTGGAAGCGAATGCGCTGGAGGAGCTTGAAGTGCTCGGCATAGAGGCGGAAGTATTTCAGGATTTTGGAATGGTGCATGTAGTTGGGGTAGTCGGCGGGGATGGGGAAG
This genomic interval carries:
- the LOC134101729 gene encoding flavin-containing monooxygenase 5-like isoform X1; this translates as MVRRVAVIGAGPSGLACIKSCLDEGLEPTCFESSDDMGGLWKFKEVSEPNRASIYRSLTINISKEMMCYSDFPIPADYPNYMHHSKILKYFRLYAEHFKLLQRIRFQTSVKSVKQRSDFSSSGQWELLTESRDGQEERHVFDAVMVCSGHYTYPHIPLHDFPGIESFEGKYFHSWDYKGPEDLAGKRIVVIGIGNSGGDIAVESSRVAEEVYISTRRGAWVIRQVSDNGLPVDMKYNTRFVHILFQIMPMRFLNWFGEKKLNFMYDHTMYALKPKHRLFSQIPVINDDLPLRILGGSVVVKPNVREVRGSTVVFEDGTEVEKVDVIVFATGYSYDFPFLPASIKKKSGHRIGLYKHVFPPSLEHPTLAVVGFIHALGAIMPQAEMQSRWVTRVFKGLNKLPSPEVMMKEVEKDTKDIDKNYICSKQSPLQVDFVSYMDDIAGEIGVRPSLPWLFFTDYSLFKKVLWGPVSSYQYRIMGPGKWFGARQAIFTQFERMFQPLKTRPVDDTIQTSLAARLFNLSLVSLAGASAAYYFQMHPPAMLNNLISMVTPQKI
- the LOC134101729 gene encoding flavin-containing monooxygenase 5-like isoform X2 codes for the protein MVRRVAVIGAGPSGLACIKSCLDEGLEPTCFESSDDMGGLWKFKAMSEPNRASIYRSLTINISKEMMCYSDFPIPADYPNYMHHSKILKYFRLYAEHFKLLQRIRFQTSVKSVKQRSDFSSSGQWELLTESRDGQEERHVFDAVMVCSGHYTYPHIPLHDFPGIESFEGKYFHSWDYKGPEDLAGKRIVVIGIGNSGGDIAVESSRVAEEVYISTRRGAWVIRQVSDNGLPVDMKYNTRFVHILFQIMPMRFLNWFGEKKLNFMYDHTMYALKPKHRLFSQIPVINDDLPLRILGGSVVVKPNVREVRGSTVVFEDGTEVEKVDVIVFATGYSYDFPFLPASIKKKSGHRIGLYKHVFPPSLEHPTLAVVGFIHALGAIMPQAEMQSRWVTRVFKGLNKLPSPEVMMKEVEKDTKDIDKNYICSKQSPLQVDFVSYMDDIAGEIGVRPSLPWLFFTDYSLFKKVLWGPVSSYQYRIMGPGKWFGARQAIFTQFERMFQPLKTRPVDDTIQTSLAARLFNLSLVSLAGASAAYYFQMHPPAMLNNLISMVTPQKI